The Sedimentisphaera salicampi genome includes a region encoding these proteins:
- a CDS encoding sulfite exporter TauE/SafE family protein, protein MQSFGLIIIAFFCEFVDATLGMGYGTTLTPVLMLLFGFEPLEIVPAVLLSELVSGLLAAVLHHFHGNVNLRPETMNARKIAEQLSSIGYIESFKQNTPRHLKIAILLSLCSVVGTVAAIYVAVNIPEFWLKLYIGVLVFSMGLLIMICLKKTFRFSWHKMTFLGVLASFNKGISGGGYGPVVTSGQILSGVNSKSAVGITSLAEGLTCLVGVVLYVYVLKQPFDFRLAPWLCTGAVLSVPLSALAVKKVSSGNMKMLIAVITMALGLFTLLKLFF, encoded by the coding sequence TTGCAAAGCTTCGGACTGATAATCATAGCGTTTTTCTGCGAATTTGTAGACGCCACGCTCGGAATGGGCTACGGGACAACTCTGACTCCTGTTCTGATGCTTCTATTCGGCTTCGAGCCTCTGGAGATTGTCCCCGCTGTTCTGCTGAGTGAGCTGGTAAGCGGGCTGCTTGCCGCAGTACTGCACCACTTCCATGGAAATGTAAATCTGAGGCCGGAAACGATGAACGCCCGCAAGATTGCCGAGCAGCTCAGCAGCATAGGCTATATCGAGAGCTTCAAGCAGAACACCCCGAGGCACCTCAAAATCGCAATCCTCCTTTCTCTGTGCAGCGTTGTCGGCACGGTTGCAGCGATTTACGTGGCTGTGAATATCCCCGAATTCTGGCTCAAGCTCTATATCGGCGTTTTGGTGTTCTCAATGGGACTTCTGATAATGATATGCCTCAAGAAAACTTTCCGCTTCTCCTGGCATAAGATGACGTTTCTCGGCGTGCTTGCCTCATTCAACAAGGGGATCTCCGGCGGGGGATACGGCCCCGTAGTAACCAGCGGCCAGATCCTCTCAGGAGTAAACAGCAAAAGCGCTGTGGGCATAACAAGCCTCGCCGAAGGGCTGACCTGCCTTGTAGGCGTTGTGCTGTATGTGTACGTTCTCAAGCAGCCGTTCGATTTCCGCCTCGCCCCTTGGCTATGCACGGGTGCGGTGCTTTCCGTTCCGCTCTCTGCGCTTGCGGTGAAGAAGGTGAGCTCTGGGAATATGAAGATGCTCATAGCAGTGATAACTATGGCCCTCGGGCTCTTTACACTGCTCAAACTCTTCTTTTGA
- a CDS encoding MvaI/BcnI family restriction endonuclease, translating into MKLEEFTEKFQELRDKQYVRSLRKGPTGIGYTFETMMGIDENNFALSDIPQAEIKTHRQNSQSMITLFTFNNKAWQIPPLEAIKKYGSEDSNGRLGIYFTMKLKPNSQGLFLHLTETDISVRHISGEIVAVWQIDSLVKRFKEKIPALIFVSAFTEQRGDIEYFHFYRAQLLEQITHANLLNQFKEENVFVDLRLHDKGTRARNHGTAFRVYEHKLPLIFGKRRDL; encoded by the coding sequence ATGAAATTAGAAGAATTCACTGAGAAGTTTCAAGAATTAAGGGATAAGCAATACGTTCGTTCTTTAAGAAAAGGCCCTACCGGCATAGGATATACATTCGAGACAATGATGGGCATAGATGAAAATAATTTCGCCCTCTCAGATATTCCTCAAGCCGAGATAAAAACTCATAGACAAAACTCTCAGTCTATGATTACTCTTTTCACTTTTAACAATAAAGCATGGCAAATTCCGCCTCTTGAAGCGATAAAGAAATATGGTTCTGAGGATTCTAATGGCAGACTGGGTATATACTTTACAATGAAGCTCAAGCCTAACAGCCAGGGACTTTTTCTGCATTTAACTGAAACTGATATTTCAGTTAGGCATATAAGCGGAGAAATAGTTGCTGTATGGCAAATTGACTCTCTTGTGAAAAGATTTAAGGAGAAAATCCCAGCCTTAATTTTTGTCTCTGCCTTTACTGAACAAAGAGGAGATATTGAATATTTCCATTTCTACAGAGCGCAGTTATTAGAACAGATTACGCACGCCAACCTTTTGAATCAGTTTAAAGAGGAAAATGTTTTTGTAGATTTGAGGTTGCATGATAAGGGAACAAGAGCCCGAAATCATGGAACTGCATTTAGGGTGTATGAACATAAATTGCCTTTGATTTTTGGAAAAAGGAGGGATTTGTAA
- the cysD gene encoding sulfate adenylyltransferase subunit CysD — protein MAGNYTQLDKLENQSIFIIREAYSQFRNIAMLWSIGKDSTTLLWLVRKAFFGKIPFPIMHIDTSYKFQEIYDFRNKYAEKWNLDLKVAKNEKALAEGMGPDKGKFECCNQLKTLALKNAIADYQFKALLLGIRRDEHGIRAKERVFSPRDQDFEWDYKNQPPELWDQYKTKAAQEEHLRVHPLLGWREVDIWEYVKRENIPVPSLYFAKNGKRYRSIGCETCCGPVDSNAETIDDIIAELKSTKVSERSGRAQDKEDDYMMQKLRTLGYM, from the coding sequence ATGGCCGGCAATTACACACAACTCGATAAGCTCGAAAATCAAAGCATTTTCATAATCCGTGAGGCGTACAGTCAGTTCAGAAATATTGCTATGCTGTGGTCTATCGGCAAAGACAGCACAACACTTCTCTGGCTCGTTAGAAAGGCGTTTTTCGGCAAAATTCCATTCCCGATTATGCACATTGATACGTCGTACAAATTTCAGGAGATATATGATTTCCGAAATAAGTATGCTGAAAAGTGGAATCTTGATTTGAAAGTTGCGAAAAATGAAAAAGCCCTCGCCGAGGGAATGGGGCCGGATAAGGGCAAGTTTGAATGTTGCAATCAGCTCAAAACCCTCGCCCTGAAAAACGCAATAGCAGATTATCAGTTTAAGGCGCTCTTGCTTGGAATAAGAAGAGATGAGCACGGAATTAGGGCAAAGGAGAGAGTTTTCAGCCCGAGAGATCAAGACTTCGAATGGGACTACAAAAACCAGCCACCAGAGCTCTGGGATCAGTATAAAACTAAGGCCGCTCAGGAAGAGCACCTCAGAGTCCATCCCCTGCTTGGATGGAGGGAAGTGGATATCTGGGAATATGTCAAACGCGAGAATATCCCGGTTCCCAGCCTCTATTTTGCCAAAAACGGCAAAAGATACCGCAGTATCGGCTGCGAGACCTGCTGCGGACCTGTAGATTCTAACGCAGAAACCATAGATGATATAATAGCAGAGCTGAAGAGCACAAAAGTCTCTGAGCGAAGCGGAAGAGCGCAGGACAAAGAAGACGACTATATGATGCAGAAACTCCGCACTCTGGGGTATATGTAG
- the dgt gene encoding dGTP triphosphohydrolase has translation MKPYAVTEANSKGRIYENTPHPYRDAFERDRDRVIHCSAFRRLEGKTQVFTPGQDDHYRTRLTHSIEVAQIGRTIAKCLGVNESLTEAICLAHDLGHSPFGHSGEEALNIIMAGSGGFEHNIQTLRVVEVLEHPYPAFPGLDLCYETRLGLSRHLSPYDPPHSDECIEKNCSLEGQIANIADRIAYNCHDLEDGLRAKAKVIDVPQVWELEIVKRAVVELREQDISDGFIRNVRVSKKILDSLVSDAIETSVKLIENAGIESLSDIYQRSEPLVGISNDSDSALRELESFLVKNLYKSEKVRATTEEVAGWLEKIFEYFYENTDEIPGYYRSFEKEYGRMRMVCDYISGMTDRFCMRMLEELDGRE, from the coding sequence ATGAAACCGTACGCTGTAACTGAGGCAAATTCAAAGGGAAGAATCTACGAAAACACCCCGCACCCGTATAGAGATGCCTTTGAACGCGACAGGGACAGAGTAATCCACTGCAGCGCATTCAGAAGGCTTGAGGGCAAAACGCAGGTCTTCACGCCAGGCCAGGACGACCACTACCGAACCCGCCTTACTCACAGCATTGAAGTTGCTCAGATTGGGCGGACAATCGCAAAGTGTCTCGGCGTAAACGAGAGCCTCACTGAGGCAATCTGCCTCGCCCACGATCTTGGCCACAGTCCTTTCGGCCATTCCGGCGAGGAGGCGCTCAATATAATTATGGCTGGCAGCGGCGGCTTCGAACACAACATACAAACGCTCAGGGTAGTGGAGGTGCTGGAGCATCCGTACCCGGCGTTCCCTGGTCTGGATTTGTGTTATGAAACACGTCTTGGGCTCTCAAGACATCTCAGCCCGTACGACCCGCCCCATAGCGATGAATGCATTGAAAAAAACTGCTCGCTTGAAGGCCAGATCGCAAACATAGCCGACAGAATCGCATACAACTGCCACGACCTTGAAGACGGCCTCAGAGCAAAGGCCAAGGTGATTGATGTACCGCAAGTTTGGGAGCTTGAGATAGTTAAAAGGGCGGTTGTTGAGCTTCGGGAGCAAGATATCAGCGACGGATTTATAAGAAATGTGCGGGTTTCAAAGAAAATACTCGACAGCTTGGTAAGCGATGCTATCGAAACCAGCGTTAAGCTTATTGAAAACGCAGGCATAGAATCCCTCAGCGACATATACCAGCGAAGTGAGCCGCTGGTTGGTATAAGCAATGATTCGGATTCTGCCCTCCGTGAGCTTGAAAGCTTCCTGGTGAAAAATTTGTATAAGTCTGAGAAGGTTCGGGCTACAACGGAAGAAGTGGCAGGGTGGCTGGAGAAAATTTTCGAATATTTCTACGAAAACACAGACGAAATTCCGGGCTACTACCGCTCATTTGAGAAGGAATACGGGCGTATGAGGATGGTTTGCGATTATATCTCGGGTATGACAGACCGTTTCTGTATGCGTATGCTCGAAGAGCTCGACGGCAGGGAATAG
- a CDS encoding HIT family protein: MRSEFEKKNLWAPWRMEYIQGLSGSSEGCFLCGYANEPENDAKNFVLFRTEHSMAVFNKFPYNNGHIMICPLRHTGDIADLGDNEMLDLFKGVKKTQALLRKEISPDGFNVGINIGRCAGAGLPGHVHIHIVPRWDGDTNFMAVCGQTDVVSQGLRDLYDKLIKHC; this comes from the coding sequence ATGAGAAGCGAATTTGAAAAGAAAAACCTCTGGGCGCCTTGGAGAATGGAATACATCCAAGGCCTTTCCGGCAGCTCAGAAGGCTGCTTTCTTTGCGGTTATGCAAACGAGCCGGAGAATGATGCGAAAAATTTTGTTCTTTTTAGGACAGAGCATTCGATGGCCGTATTCAATAAATTCCCATATAACAACGGCCATATTATGATATGCCCTCTCAGGCATACTGGCGATATAGCAGATTTAGGCGATAACGAGATGCTCGATTTGTTTAAGGGCGTTAAGAAAACTCAGGCCCTGCTGCGAAAAGAAATAAGCCCGGATGGGTTTAATGTTGGGATAAATATCGGCCGCTGCGCGGGAGCAGGCCTGCCTGGGCACGTGCATATTCATATTGTTCCCAGATGGGACGGCGATACGAATTTTATGGCAGTATGCGGGCAGACTGATGTCGTAAGCCAGGGGCTTAGAGATTTGTACGACAAACTGATAAAGCATTGTTAG